CTCAATCTGGAGCGCAAATTGCAGCGGCATCCTGATCTTAGGATGCAATACTCATCATTTATTGAAGAATACTTGAAGTTGAATCATATGTCGCGTGTTCCTGCTGAGACCATTGAGCGTTGCAAGTATTTTCTGCCACACCACTGCGTGCTAAAGGCCGATAGCACGACAACAAAGCTTCGTGTTGTGTTCGATGGTTCGGCAGCGACATCCACTGGATATTCGTTAAATGAGGTTATGATGGCTGGTCCTGTTATACAGGACAAATtgatgcatatacttcttcgCTTCCGTACATATCTGGTGGCACTAACAGGATATATGCAAGATGTATCGATGTGTGCGCATGGCTTCAGCAGATAGCTATTATCAATGCATCTTATGGCGCGATTCGCCTGATAAAGAGCTGCAGATTTTCGCTGGACACCGTTACTTATGGCACGAAGGCAGCGTCATTTTTGTCGGTTCGTGCAATGCATCAGCTGGCGCATGATGAAGCAGGCTCGTTTCCGGTTGGATCTGTTGCTTTGAAGAATGAGTTCTACGTGGACGATTTTATATCTGGAGGCGATTCAGTTGCTGAGATTAAGGTCAAGCTGCAGGAAACCGCTGCAATTCTAGCTCGTGTAAACTTCAAACTCAGGAAATGGTGTTCCAGTCATGCCGAAGTATTGTCGGAGATAGCTGACGACGAGAAAGAGTCGTACATGAGGTTCAGCGATGGCAGCGAAATCACAAAACTCTTGGCTTAGCGTGGGATCCCTCATAGAAGCTGGTTCCAAGCCGTGCAGGCGGTCTGTCTTAGCCACAATTGCACGATTTTATGATCCGGATCGGCTGCTACACAGCCTGTTCTCGCTGTCGTTCTTAGAAGCTGGTTCCAAGTGTAGTGTCCAGTGGACGCACTTCTCAGAGTCGGCTGTTGTGCTCTAAGTCCAGAGTCGCACCACTCAAAACTATATCAGTTCCCAAGCTGGAATTATGCGGTGCTTATCTTCTGGCCAAACTGCTTCATGCAGTTAGAAACATGGGTTTTCTTGATGGGGAGTTCTTTTGCTGGTGTGATTCAACGGTGGTACTCTCATGGATCAAGGATGATCCATACAAGTTCAACGTTTTTGTGGCAAATCGCGTAGCGTCTATTCAGGATCTTACGGTCAACATGAAGTGGCAACATGTTCCCACGACTTTGAACCCTGCCGACGTACTCCAGAGGTACAACTCCAGAATGTTTAGCAGAGTCCAAGATATGGTTTCATGGACCGGAGTTTCTTGTTGGAAATCGAGATGCATGGCCTTCACAACGCTGCTTAGAGTCTTCAACGTTGGAAATGCGTAGTAAGGTCATGATAGCCACGTCTCCGTATGATGATATCACTCTTCGTTGCAAGTACCTTAACACGTTTGCCTCAATGCAGCGCGTATATGCGTttgtgtttaaatttgttaatcgTATAAAGCATCCAGGCCTCAACGTGGTAGATGTCAACAAAGGCACATGGCTGCTACTGCGATTGGTGCAGTTGTCAAATTTATGGAGTGATGTCAAGGAAATTCGTTCGAAGGGCTTCGTCAAAAATCGAGTTCAATCGCTTCTTTGTTGCCGTTCATCGACCAATTTGGACTTCTGCGTGTTGGCGGTCGGCTAGCCAATTCAACTCTTCCCTACGATGCTCGCCATCCTATTATATTACCTCGACGGCATCCCATTACGTTGGCGCTCATCGCTCACCATCATAAAAAGAATCTTCACGTTGGAGCTAGAGCATTATTAGCAAAGATTCGGTTACAATATTGGCCGATTGGCGGACTGCGAACTGTATCGAAGGTTGTTCGCAATTGCATCGAATGCTTCCGCCAAGCCCACTGTGCTCGAACCAATTATGGCCAGCCTTCCGAAGGAACGGTTTCTGAATTCTCCTGCCTTTGCAATAAGCGGAGTGGACTACTGCGGGCCGTTCTACTATAAATCTGAAGTTCGAACAGACCCCCAATCAAATGCTACATCAGCGTATTCATCTGCTTTGCTAGCAAGGCTATTCATCTGGAGCTGGTGAAGGATTTGACAACTGCCGCCTTCTGGGAGCGCTAAAAGATTCGTGTCACTTCGTGGGAGGCCTAATCAGATTTGGTCCGATAATGCGACTAACTTTGTCGGGGCCAAAATGAACTTCATGATGTCAAGAAACTTCTCCTCAGCGATCCTCATAAGGAGTCAGTTCATCGGTGTGCCTGATGGACAACATCGAGTGGAAGTTTATTCCTCCTCGTTCCCCACATTTTGGTGGACTATGGGAAGCAGCAGTCAAGAGCGCAAAGCACAATCTGTATCGCTCTGTTGGTCGCTCTATTCTCAACTACGATGAGCTTCGCACGCTGGTTTGCCAAATAGCGGCAATAATTAATAGTCGTCCATTGCTATCCATTTCAAAGAGTCCTGACGATTTGGATGTGCTGACTCCCGCTCATCTATTGTTTGGTGGTCCTCCAACCGTGATTCTGGAGCCCGACCTAACTATGCTGGACTACAATCGGTTGGATGGTTGGCAGCGTGTCACTCAGTTGCAGCAGGTCTTCTGGAATAGATGGCGGAGGAGTATCTGACTCTTCTCCAGCAAAGATCGAAGTGGCGCACTCCTGATCGTCGTCTCCAAGTCAACGACTTGGTCTTGGTGAAGGACGAAAATTTGCCTCCTCTTCGGTGGCCGCTAGCCCGTGTCATGGCGCTTATCCCTGGCAAGGACGGCGAGTGTCGAGTTGCCGACTTAAAGACGTCGTGTGGCAGCACCCGGAGagccataaataaactatgtCTACTGCCCCTGAAGGATGATGTTGAAAGATAGGCTTTCAACGGCGGGAGTatgtcgggagcagcagacagcgcatgttaatgcaatgctgtgacAGCAGTTCTGCCGTCAGCGCTGCATCTGCCGGCAGCGCTGTATGCTCtctgttagcgatcgcttgTAGCTCGATCGGCTAATTGCCTCTACTCTTGTTTTGACGATTCAATTGTAAACTCTTGTAtatcgtgtcggtggcgaagcttgaaagtgttcaagtcacagccaaataATCCAAAGTGGTGGTTACATATACGAACATATgtgccatttaataaacatttaatttgaattcgcgtgttttatttataaacaatagaCGTAGTGAATAAAAGCTACTAAAAAGCTTAGTAGCTCAACAACCCCATTAACTATAACAGATACAGCTATAAATGTTTTCGATAGAGTGATAGTGGACACTATTGGTCCGCTACCAAAATCAGAAAATGGTAACGAGTATGCAGTCACTTTGATATGTGACCCAACTAAGTATTTAGTTGCCATACCTGTACCAAATAAGAACGCTTATACTGTCGCTAAAGCAATATTTGAATCTTTTATTCATATGAAGTATATGAAGTACGGTCCAATGAAGACGTTCTTTACGGCCATGGGAACAGAATACAAGAATTCAATTATAGACAATTTGTGCAagtacttaaatattaaaaatattacgtCTACAGCACACCACCACCAGACAGTTGGAACAATAGAGAGTAGTCATAGAACTTTTAATGAATACATACGATCTTATATATCGGTTGATAAAACTGATTGGGACGTATGAATTCAATACTTTGTCTTTTGTTTCAACACGACCCTCTATGGCACATAATTATTGTCCATATGAGCTAGTATTTGGTAAAAGAAGTAATTtaccaaaacaatttaatagcTTAGATAGTATAGAAGCAATATATAACATAGATGGTTATGCTAAAGAGAGTAAATACAGATTAGAAGTAGCATATAAAAGAGCTAGATAATGATAGAAGAtcataagaataaaaataaagtactATATGATCAGAATGtaaaaatatagatatatcaGTAGGAGATAAAGTTTTATTAAGAAATGAAACAGGTCATAAGTTAGATCCTAAATATGCAGGTCCGTATAATGTAACGGAAATAGGAGATAGATTTAATATTACAATAGTtacagaaaaaacaaaaagcagaaaGTTCATAAGGAAAGactaaaacattttatttcataaccACATTTAGTATGGCCATACATAagtaatacaatatatatattttttatttttaatcaattaaattttctttgttGATATTAAGTACAATctcatacaaaaaaaaaaaaaaatgaaaaaactttttttaattttataaaattttaataactgaattgaaaactttaacataaacaaaataatataaaacaagcaaaagaaaacggatttaagaaataagaatccaaatcttttattttcaaatattatttttatttaaaaaacacaacaaaaaaattataatatttaattaataccCAAAATAACTACATAAATTacgttatttttaaaaatgaggGAGATGTAGCATgcgtacatatgtaaatacatacatacatataaataaggCTGCAACACTTTGTTGTTATGCCAACAATGTTTACATAAGCAGCGACTTTGTCGTTAACACTAAGCGCCTTCTGCACATAATCAAGCGCATTCGATATATGATCCGCACTTGATAACAGCGACCGCCCAAATGGCTAAGTCAGCGTTCTCACGCTTAACCGTCGCTATGTATTCATATGCGCGCATAACTCTCTCCATATGTATACTTATTGTTAcgatatatatacataatatataaaacgGTTGCTCTGCCGCTGCGCCGACAGCTAGCATGCCTTAGCTTAAGAATACAATAAATCATTCTAATAAAGACCTTTAAAAGAAACAGTCTGTGTGTTCTTACTTCATCCATGATtttaaacaatgaaatataatcATTACAGAACGTAGGCTACTACGCAAATTATACATCTGTTGATCTTTTCATAAGCCATTGTGGGAGgtttttcaatgtctgcacgaatcatttatatttaaaccTTCCGTTCCATCAGCTAAGCAAGTCAAGACttctaagcaatttaaagtCTTGACCGTGTGTGGTCATATGTTGTCCGAGTACTACAAAATATGgagatataccaatcgactgGAGTATGGAATTTCCGCATTgatacttggcaaataaatgtcccACACCCGCTGATCACTCCGTATATAAGCTCTTAAGGCTGCGTTAATAGAGCGATTAACTCTTTCGGCTGCATTTGATTACGGAGCATATGAGCCTGTTTTTATATGCTAAACTTTGGAAATAATGTTAGTAAACTcatggcttttaaattgagtgccaTTGTCGCTAACTTGCGATGTAAATTTTTTGAGgactttgcttttaattattgaatCTTCTCTAGATTTTGAGACTAACAATAAGTTTACgaatcttaacattaaaatttagctAACAGTGTGTTAAAATTGCATTCTGGTTCCTCAAGTTGGTCGCTGGGTAGGTAAGTCATTACGGCGAAGACGTGATTGGTTGCTCAACCTTCTTAGACCTCTCGCCAGGTGGTTAGGTGCAACAGTAGCTTGGTAAAGTACTTTTCCTTCTGTTCTGCGATCACTTCTTTGACTGGTAGGATGTTTAAGTCGCGTTGTATGTTTTCGTTGcgaacgtaccacggtgccACGGTGATGGTTCTCAAGATCTTCGACTGAGCTCGCTGGACTATGTCAATATTACTATTGCTGGCACTCCCCATAATTGGGAGCCGTACATCCATATAGGTGTTAGTACCGAGTTATACAGCAGGACTTTATTCAAGGCTAAGGGGAGACTGAGCGTTGATAAGCCAATGAAAGCTTCTGGCTTTTAGCTTTAGGtgtgttcttttggcttcaatgtgccGGCGCCATGTGAGTCTTCTGTCGAGGTGTACTCCTAGATATGTCACTTCGTTTGCTTGCGGGAGTAGAGTGTTGTTTAATGCTAGCGGCGGACAGTTTTGCCTGTTCAGGGTGAAGGTAacgtgcttgcatttttgttcgttcactCTAATTCGCCAATCTGATAGCCATTTTTCAACATCGATTATATGAAGAGCTAGCTGCGCAGTGGCTTGCCTCGGGCATTTTGAGCGGCTAAGAATAGCTGTATCATCAGCAAACGTAGATGTTGTTATTCGTGTGTTTGTCGGGATGTCTGCTGTGTAGAGGACGTATAGTGTTGGCCCTAGCACACTACCTTGAggaactccagctccaacagTGAAGTCATCAGATATAGCAGAGTTGCATCTCGCAACAAATTTTCTGTCGTAAAGGTAAGACTCTAAAAGCTTATGGGTGTTGCTGGGGAGCATTGTCTTGATCTTGTACATTAGACCTTCTAGCCAGACTCTGTCAAATGCTTGAGAGACATCTAAAAATATGGCAGTACAGTACTCTCGTTTTTCGAACGCGTTccgaatttctgatgttatccGGTTGATCTGCTCAATTGTTCCGTGCTTTTCACGAAACCCAAATTGATGTGACGGGATTCCTTCCTGGAGTCTTAGGAATGTGTTTATCCGAATCAAAACgcatttttcaaagagtttagatAAGCATGAAAGTAGGCTTATAGGACTATACGACGTGGGGATTGTGTGGTCTTTTCCCGGCTttgctatcattattataattgactttttccaTCACACTGGATAGTAGCCAAGTTTTGCGATGGCATTGAAAAGCTGGGTGATAGTGCAAACGGCGCAATATGGGAGCTcgagcaatgtccgttaatttgcaatttgaatttaaattgtatggcgggatcaatatttgcgacgcgactgttgtacaagctaacagctgcgcgcgataacatctgcattcgatgattgatgcacttgccaacagatgttagtatattattaattattaatcgaatatttgcagtgagttggcaggatcacttttgccattcacattagtatcgtattaaataatatcgatatcgaacttagattaatcaaacaatatcgatttccacgcttaatctaggctagaccatctcttttaattcaaaatcTAAGGAGACAAGTTGTGCggcagaaaaatattaaaaaatctGACTGcatccgtcacaatattaaatattattattattggtgttgttccgggagtgcgcacttttcaaagtgcattgttttgattttctttggccttctcgttggttttacaaggtacgtagcgagaaaaccaaatttcataattttcatttgtacctttttcctggtgtagatattgtgtgtgcaatcacgtggcaacgaccaccgtacagcacacaccaaccgatctgcaactgcagaggccctgcgccaaaaggcgtggcaacaactttgcaaaggagTTGCCTCcaaacgcctagatatttgcacttgagtcaccagtttagtgacgccgaagacagcaggaggctgtagaagcgacgccatgcgttgctaaagcggttccagaaggaacacaagcttCGTATAAAcctttgagagagaacggatcaGCCACTTCTCGTTATCAGTGTGGAGTTgcaccatgcgctgctgaggctgcgcgtttctgacgcagactcgttgctacgactcgctgctatgtgttgccgagcctgcaccactcgtcggcattgagatctttgccgccactcgtcgtcgcatctcttattgatgttgtgttgacagtgcgattgccactgAGGCCACTGCCgtttttcgttgctgcttctgacgccgccgatagtgctattgcactcgctgccgcctttgttgctgttgtttcttttctcgtatataatttttcttttgccatataaaatgttcaaccatataacgtaaattcctatttgaatttaaatttgagttttaagttagttttaatttaagttagatataatcgaatagtaagtcctcttatgggtatggtatgtatataatattatatcaaagctgttatatattctaatcccttttgaagttccacccagctcatcaatcatcacaggcctgtcgatatcgatgcagtaagaaaaaaaaagtacaaagagtatgtgtaagtacggcatagccgcaccgAAATCATTTGTGAATcatatatgacagctattatttttattattattatccttttagtattatattcatacccatcctattaggaaatactaggcagAAGTagtatagtaggcaaataatgcataaaatgaagttatgtacatgcattatagtatttttgaagtcttttggtcttaacctcgttgaataatcatgaagtcgaaataaattataaagaaatgggcacctgatattacttgttgttgcttaatttgggtaaaggcatagagccagaagcttttacaggttgggagggtaaagaagaagaacataaccatcttcgaaaaaatttaaaaacaatcaaaaaaaattacaaaaacaacgcacactcaaaacaaaaataattttgaaacgTACCGGaggcaaatgcatttattagTCAGTAAGTTCTggaatatttgtttttcatgaATGTTTGTTGGAGGTAAAAGTAGCCAGGAGAGCTGCAGAGCAAGCTGTGACTAAACtattgtgtatgtatgtacatagatGTTAggcaaattatgaattatgtatgtatacgatcattaaatttaattatattattgaagggaattgaagaaataaaaaacaaaaaatacaaatacaaaacacgccaaaatatattttgttgagtCTGCACGGAATAAGATGAATCAACAAATGGTAAATTAATGGTAATGATCGTTTAAGTCGTGTGATTGTTGTGCTTGTCATCGTCATGCAAGCCGCAAGCGGGTAACCCAAATGTCTGACGGTCCGCATGCGACAACTTGCACCTCTTCGATGATGTCCCTGGCCTGGCGAGTAGCACACGCATTCGCTCCTCATCGACACGTCGCTCCATCTCCAGCTCCATGTCCTGCAGCGCCTTCATGATCATGCGCTCCTCAACAGCGGCGGCACGCAGTTGCATATTGGATACCATATCGGTGGCAATGGCATCGTAGCTGGCCTTATTTATGGCACGACTGGCAGCCTCTCGATCGGCAGCCTGTTGATACTGTCGCTCCATGAAACTGGTCGCGTCGCGTGTGATTTGGCCGAGTTTGGCATCCTTATCGGCATAGAAACGATGCTCCTTGCACTGATTGATCACATCAATGGCAACTTGTTGCTTCCGTTCGTGACGCTTCTATACCTTCTGATAGGCGTGTATTTTACAGCCtatatatgcatttttaatatttcacaCGGGTCCTTGGAAATGAGGGATAacagcaaatattgaaataagattttttgCGGTTAGTTGCATTACAAAAATTTCCgttttattgatattaaatgTGCAGCAGTGTAATTAATACATAAATTACGATTACAAGTTGTTAAATTGAAACACCACTCAACATGACTCAGTACAAATAGttcaatacaatatttttgctataCCCAAACAATTAACTTGGCCATTGGATAttctgttgtttgttgcttttggttaTTATGGGATGATGATCTGATCAGATGGGGTGCAAGTAACGTGGTGGTAGTGACGGAGGAAAAACTCTGCCGTCTGTGGTGATACACAGtgcactatgggcaaaaagtcccgaattgcggcatttttaccatttttgaagatagaaacatgaaactttgtacatatacctaaaaataaagatcgaatttcggattttttctttttcaattggACCACGCCTTCCTTCCCGCCCACCTTACCATGAGGTTAtagttttcgattttattctaaaaatttgttttaaaatattttaatgtaatatatttaataaaattaaattaaatttattaaattaatatatttttagcaagttcgcattttaaatatgatttggatccatgcaaaattaaatcaaaaattaattagagcccaattttatgttttgtgacTCCATATCTTGGTGcccagttaataatttatgcttCACAAAAGCTCTTCCTCCAACTCCAGGAAAACTTTGCCCGAAAATTTCGAGTTCATTATCTccgccttcttctacctgatTATCATTATTGTCTACACATGCTCATGTTATTGGAGGCTCAATATCAGGAGATTCCAAAAGAGCTATAACATCTCTCGGTAGGctttttatagtttaatcTTTTGATTTACTTTAGATTAATAGTTGAAAGCAGTGGGTCAGAGGAATTGAATGCTCTATTAAACACATCTGATATAGTATTCAGGCCGCTGTTTTTCCTTGCATGAGAAAACATATCgagtttgtacaatttttgcGCTCTTCTGATGCATTTTCACGGAGAGCCCCTAGAAGAAGTACGGAGGTTTCCATAATTTGGTGCCAATGTACCAGtactttatgcaaaatttgagACATTGGATACCTCAAGTATCTGCTTTAACTTTTGATGGGCATACCTCACATTAtgtagcaattaaaattatataaacacttttcaaaaGTCATGCAACAATAGCATTGACTTTTCTGTTTCATAGACTAGTTTAAATGCTAGTTTTCACTTTAACCTTGGTCCTGCCTCAGTATACGTCAATCGTTTACGACCAGGCTTTTCGCGTGGAACATCATCTTAAGAAACTCAATTATGACAGAGGATGCAAGCCATTGCGCAGGCTTTTCTGTTGTATTTTCGTAAATTAGTGTTATTCAATCTGAAAAACTGAATAAGCTTATCTTTTATTAAGATTTGCTGAACATcacttaattcattttcatcgatattttgcaaaacaaactgCTTTACAGCAGTTTGTtggcggttgttgttgccccaaaaatcaaaacaacgTTGCAAAACAAGACGTAAATACAACTGTAACATTGAGTTTTGCCGTAAATCGGGCAAAAACGGGCAAAAATGTTAACCACTATTTGATTGTTAACAG
This is a stretch of genomic DNA from Drosophila nasuta strain 15112-1781.00 unplaced genomic scaffold, ASM2355853v1 ctg75_pilon, whole genome shotgun sequence. It encodes these proteins:
- the LOC132798051 gene encoding uncharacterized protein LOC132798051, yielding MDNIEWKFIPPRSPHFGGLWEAAVKSAKHNLYRSVGRSILNYDELRTLVCQIAAIINSRPLLSISKSPDDLDVLTPAHLLFGGPPTVILEPDLTMLDYNRLDGWQRVTQLQQVFWNRWRRSI